A genomic stretch from Candidatus Vicinibacter proximus includes:
- the gmk gene encoding guanylate kinase — MSTLKGKIIILTAPSGSGKTTLANYLLETFENLSFSVSATTRSPRPGEVDGENYYYVSPDEFKNLISEGKLFEYQEVYTNQFYGTLHSEIRRIWKAGKMALFDIDVKGAHFVEQQGYENVLTIYVKASSLEVLRDRLTKRGTESPEVIEKRLQRAAEELEYCKYFDYVITNDNLSLAKKVLRLIAEDFMESDYK, encoded by the coding sequence ATGAGTACACTGAAGGGAAAGATCATCATTCTTACTGCACCCAGCGGAAGTGGAAAAACCACCCTCGCCAATTACTTGCTGGAGACATTTGAAAATCTTTCCTTTTCTGTTTCTGCCACCACCAGAAGCCCCAGACCCGGTGAAGTGGATGGAGAAAATTACTATTACGTATCGCCCGATGAATTTAAAAACCTGATCAGCGAAGGTAAACTTTTCGAATATCAGGAAGTATATACAAACCAGTTTTACGGTACCCTGCATTCAGAAATCCGAAGAATTTGGAAAGCAGGAAAAATGGCGCTTTTTGATATTGATGTAAAGGGCGCTCACTTTGTCGAACAACAAGGTTATGAAAATGTGCTTACGATTTATGTAAAAGCATCTTCACTAGAAGTTTTAAGAGATCGTCTGACAAAAAGAGGCACAGAATCTCCGGAGGTTATAGAAAAAAGATTACAACGTGCTGCCGAAGAGCTGGAATATTGCAAATACTTCGATTACGTAATTACTAATGATAACCTCTCCCTCGCAAAAAAAGTATTGCGCCTGATTGCAGAAGATTTTATGGAAAGCGACTACAAGTAA